From a region of the Seleniivibrio woodruffii genome:
- a CDS encoding PTS sugar transporter subunit IIC, giving the protein MNVALAVLYSGLISVDRFAAFNMMLSRPLVVSLVLGLLFGNSLECFFVGIIFEAIGLVDVPFGTRVPKEDSFGAFAGCSLLYFLPHTHEPNYVLLFLLILLMMYPVTLSLHITRAVNKKLYLRQQRSGRIYPLRLLVTGFCFSYARGVVFYTLGTFIIFHVYSFLHGNRNTDINFYLFSLMAFAFLSGYVLRFLSAKTYLKYAAFMLGLLIGWVIL; this is encoded by the coding sequence GTGAACGTAGCTCTGGCTGTACTCTATTCGGGACTGATATCCGTGGACAGGTTTGCGGCATTCAATATGATGCTGTCCAGACCCCTTGTGGTCTCCCTTGTTCTGGGTCTTCTGTTCGGAAACAGCCTTGAGTGTTTCTTTGTGGGGATAATTTTTGAGGCAATCGGACTTGTGGACGTTCCTTTCGGCACAAGGGTTCCGAAAGAGGACAGCTTCGGCGCATTCGCAGGCTGTTCGCTGCTCTATTTTCTGCCCCATACCCACGAGCCTAACTACGTTCTGCTGTTCCTGCTGATTCTTCTGATGATGTATCCGGTGACCCTGTCTCTGCATATTACCAGAGCGGTCAATAAAAAGCTGTATCTCAGACAGCAGAGGAGCGGGCGGATATATCCGCTGAGGCTTCTGGTTACAGGCTTCTGCTTTTCCTATGCCAGAGGGGTTGTGTTTTATACCCTCGGCACTTTCATAATATTCCATGTATATTCCTTTCTCCACGGAAACAGGAATACCGATATCAATTTTTATCTGTTCTCGCTGATGGCTTTTGCTTTTCTTTCAGGTTATGTTCTGCGTTTTCTTTCAGCAAAAACCTATCTTAAATATGCAGCCTTCATGCTGGGGCTTCTCATCGGCTGGGTGATATTATGA
- the pgsA gene encoding CDP-diacylglycerol--glycerol-3-phosphate 3-phosphatidyltransferase, translating into MSLSAQMNIANWLTIFRIAMVPVFIWLMYVGGFWIDVLATVLYTIAASTDYVDGYIARKYNLITDLGKILDPIADKVLVTATLVVFVDLQRLEAAVVIVLITRDLAINALRSFAASKGQVIAAGMGGKIKTAFQMVGVGCIIFYNPLFGIDILMIGKILVYLSVILSLHSAWVYYRNFIKSENA; encoded by the coding sequence ATGTCTTTATCCGCCCAAATGAACATTGCAAACTGGCTGACAATATTCAGAATCGCCATGGTTCCGGTTTTTATCTGGCTTATGTATGTCGGTGGATTCTGGATAGACGTGCTGGCTACAGTGCTCTACACAATTGCGGCCTCAACAGACTATGTTGATGGCTACATTGCCAGAAAATACAATCTTATTACTGATTTAGGTAAAATACTTGATCCGATAGCTGATAAAGTTCTTGTAACTGCAACACTGGTAGTGTTTGTTGATCTTCAGAGGCTCGAAGCGGCGGTGGTTATTGTACTCATCACCCGTGACCTTGCCATAAACGCTCTGCGCAGCTTTGCTGCCAGCAAAGGACAGGTCATAGCCGCCGGAATGGGCGGAAAGATAAAGACCGCATTCCAGATGGTTGGCGTCGGCTGTATAATCTTCTACAACCCGCTGTTCGGAATCGATATCCTCATGATAGGAAAAATACTTGTTTACCTGTCGGTGATACTCTCACTTCACTCCGCATGGGTATATTACAGAAACTTCATAAAGTCAGAAAATGCCTGA
- the ptsP gene encoding phosphoenolpyruvate--protein phosphotransferase, producing MKILKGIASSDGISYGICYIVDRTKVPVKKYSIAPEEAQYETARLKSAVKKTAWFIEQSKNISKDSLSEENTFIFDIYLMLLKDTMLTGEAERLITDKLINAEYALDTACAGLVERFSMSENEYLRERKTDVINVVQKILRFMAGGGPDSILKVEDAEIIIAHDLSPADTSHMKKNNIKGFATDLGSKTSHTSILARSLGIPAVVGLADIAKVAQTGDFIIIDGFEGLVVINPDDETLESYKLKGNRYSDYVCELALMQGEPSVTKDGVNIMLFSNIETNDEFGKVNEYKSDGVGLYRTEYIYMEHGDVDEDTQFNILKEAAELNYGRPLTIRTFDLGSDKLSKYMPHPKEQNPAMGLRAIRYSLKYSHFFMKQLRAVLRVSAFGNVKLMFPMISGLEELRDCKNALNEAKRQLRDEGVVFNENIRVGVMMELPSLAVISEMAALEVDFFSVGTNDLIQYALGIDRNNEYVAYLYEPCHPAVRSLLKKIVSSANTAKIECTVCGEMAGEPKYIPLLIGMGYRQLSMSPSSILRARMIIRSLNVSDCEELVRDLTSCPYAKDAEDRLMEFIRNKSTDVYFH from the coding sequence TTGAAAATATTAAAGGGTATCGCTTCCAGTGACGGCATCTCTTATGGTATATGCTATATTGTTGACAGAACTAAGGTTCCTGTCAAAAAATATAGTATTGCCCCGGAAGAGGCGCAGTATGAAACGGCACGCCTGAAATCCGCGGTAAAAAAGACCGCATGGTTCATTGAACAGTCGAAGAACATCAGCAAAGATTCCCTGTCCGAAGAGAACACCTTCATATTTGACATCTACCTTATGCTTCTGAAAGACACCATGCTTACGGGTGAGGCCGAAAGGCTGATAACCGATAAGCTGATAAATGCGGAATACGCTCTGGATACCGCCTGTGCGGGTCTGGTGGAGCGTTTCTCCATGTCTGAGAACGAGTATCTGCGGGAGCGCAAGACAGACGTTATCAATGTTGTTCAGAAAATTCTCCGCTTCATGGCGGGCGGCGGACCCGATTCTATTCTTAAAGTTGAGGATGCGGAGATAATCATAGCCCACGATTTAAGCCCTGCCGACACCTCCCACATGAAAAAGAACAATATCAAAGGCTTTGCCACCGATCTGGGAAGCAAAACCTCCCACACGTCCATTCTTGCCCGCTCACTGGGCATTCCCGCCGTTGTGGGACTTGCGGATATAGCAAAGGTCGCCCAGACGGGTGATTTCATCATAATCGACGGTTTTGAAGGGCTGGTGGTCATCAATCCGGATGACGAAACCCTCGAATCATATAAGCTGAAAGGAAACAGATACTCGGACTACGTCTGCGAGCTGGCTCTGATGCAGGGTGAGCCGTCGGTGACCAAAGACGGCGTTAATATCATGCTTTTCAGTAACATAGAGACCAACGACGAGTTCGGTAAGGTCAACGAATATAAGTCTGACGGTGTCGGGCTTTACAGAACGGAATATATCTACATGGAGCATGGGGACGTTGACGAGGACACCCAGTTCAACATTCTGAAAGAGGCGGCAGAGCTTAACTACGGCCGTCCGCTGACCATACGCACCTTCGACCTCGGCTCCGACAAGCTCTCGAAATACATGCCCCATCCGAAAGAGCAGAATCCAGCAATGGGACTGCGGGCCATCCGCTATTCCCTGAAATACAGCCATTTTTTCATGAAACAGCTTAGGGCAGTACTCAGGGTTTCAGCCTTCGGCAACGTTAAGCTCATGTTCCCAATGATATCCGGTCTGGAGGAACTGAGAGACTGCAAAAATGCCCTGAATGAAGCGAAAAGACAGCTTCGGGATGAGGGCGTTGTTTTTAATGAGAACATCAGGGTAGGCGTTATGATGGAGCTTCCTTCACTTGCTGTCATAAGCGAAATGGCGGCTCTTGAGGTGGATTTCTTCAGCGTAGGCACAAACGATCTCATTCAATATGCTCTGGGGATTGACCGCAACAACGAATACGTTGCCTACCTGTACGAGCCTTGCCATCCTGCCGTGCGGTCGCTTCTTAAAAAAATAGTATCCAGTGCCAACACGGCGAAGATAGAGTGCACCGTCTGCGGCGAAATGGCCGGAGAACCGAAATATATCCCTCTGCTGATAGGCATGGGGTACAGACAGCTCAGCATGAGCCCTTCGTCGATCCTTCGGGCGAGGATGATAATCCGCTCGCTGAATGTCTCGGACTGCGAGGAACTTGTGCGTGATCTCACCTCGTGCCCCTATGCGAAGGATGCTGAGGACAGACTGATGGAGTTTATCCGCAACAAATCCACGGATGTATATTTCCATTAA
- the hprK gene encoding HPr(Ser) kinase/phosphatase: MKSVPVAELLSDDAEHLGLKLIYGKKIIDDKHITHFRIQKPGLALAGYCDHIHSGRVQILGNTEVSYLWTLAPDQRKQAMAGVCQKGVCCFIVTKDLHLPQEVIDTVKVFSIPLFKTDRVSSETIIDLSVYLEDRLAPDTVCHGVFLDVFGIGTLITGRSGIGKSECAVELIKRGHRLVADDAVRFKRIQDYLEGSSSDILRYHMEVRGLGIINIKDMFGVAAIRLRKKLELVIEFTDWNPDISYDRLGLDNVYQEILRHRIPKIVLPISAGRNMAVIVEIAARNHLLKIMGYDSAKQFAEKLTSAISDGGIHNPMADEIDKRMGRWGVE; encoded by the coding sequence ATGAAAAGCGTACCCGTTGCCGAGCTTCTGTCCGATGATGCCGAACATCTCGGACTGAAACTCATATACGGCAAAAAAATTATTGATGATAAACACATTACGCATTTTCGCATCCAGAAGCCGGGGCTTGCCCTTGCGGGATACTGCGACCACATCCATAGCGGCCGCGTACAGATTCTTGGAAATACTGAGGTGTCCTACCTCTGGACTCTGGCTCCCGACCAGAGAAAGCAGGCAATGGCAGGGGTCTGTCAGAAGGGTGTCTGCTGTTTCATCGTAACAAAAGACCTGCATCTCCCTCAGGAAGTCATCGACACGGTCAAGGTCTTTTCAATTCCCCTTTTCAAAACCGACAGGGTCAGCTCCGAGACGATAATAGACCTCTCGGTATATCTTGAGGACAGGCTTGCTCCCGACACTGTTTGCCACGGTGTTTTTCTTGACGTTTTCGGCATAGGAACCCTTATCACAGGCCGAAGCGGAATAGGTAAGAGCGAATGTGCAGTTGAGCTTATCAAAAGGGGACACAGACTGGTTGCGGATGATGCGGTGCGTTTCAAGCGCATTCAGGATTATCTGGAAGGCTCCAGCTCCGACATTCTACGCTATCACATGGAGGTCAGAGGCCTCGGGATAATCAACATAAAAGACATGTTCGGCGTTGCGGCCATCAGGCTCCGCAAAAAGCTGGAACTTGTGATAGAGTTTACCGACTGGAACCCGGACATCTCCTATGACAGGCTTGGTCTGGACAACGTTTATCAGGAGATATTGAGGCATAGGATTCCCAAAATTGTTCTTCCCATCAGCGCAGGAAGAAACATGGCCGTTATTGTTGAAATAGCCGCCAGAAACCACCTGCTGAAAATAATGGGATACGACTCCGCAAAACAGTTTGCTGAGAAACTTACCAGTGCCATAAGCGACGGAGGTATCCACAACCCTATGGCGGATGAGATTGATAAGCGCATGGGAAGATGGGGGGTGGAGTAA
- the plsY gene encoding glycerol-3-phosphate 1-O-acyltransferase PlsY has protein sequence MSFVSVLIYFLVIALCYLIGSIPTAYLVVKRIKGIDIRTVGSGNVGASNAARVLGKWGFIGVLFADAMKGFLPVMLLKALYGEDTLVLAGAVALVVGHSFTCFLKFKGGKGVATGLGIFLALAPFQLLIAAVIFGVMLAVFRMISLGSITAAAFLAAMVWFGTEWHYLRYMTLIIAVLVIWLHRGNIARIVRGEERKVGERTS, from the coding sequence ATGAGTTTTGTTTCGGTTCTTATCTATTTTTTAGTAATCGCTTTATGCTACCTTATCGGCTCGATACCGACAGCATATCTTGTGGTCAAAAGGATTAAAGGTATCGACATCAGAACAGTGGGGAGCGGAAACGTTGGCGCAAGCAACGCTGCAAGGGTGCTTGGCAAATGGGGATTCATCGGCGTTCTGTTCGCCGATGCCATGAAAGGTTTTTTGCCTGTGATGCTTCTCAAAGCTCTTTACGGTGAGGATACTCTGGTGCTTGCCGGAGCGGTTGCCCTTGTTGTGGGGCACAGTTTCACATGTTTTCTTAAATTCAAAGGCGGAAAAGGGGTTGCCACAGGGCTTGGTATCTTCCTTGCGCTGGCTCCCTTTCAGCTTCTCATAGCCGCTGTGATATTCGGCGTTATGCTGGCTGTTTTCCGCATGATATCCCTCGGCTCCATAACCGCCGCCGCCTTCCTTGCGGCCATGGTGTGGTTTGGCACCGAGTGGCACTATCTCAGATATATGACTCTTATCATTGCCGTTCTTGTTATCTGGCTGCACAGAGGCAACATAGCCAGAATAGTGAGAGGCGAGGAGAGAAAGGTTGGAGAAAGGACTTCTTAA
- a CDS encoding riboflavin synthase, whose amino-acid sequence MFTGIIEETGKIVSVERRGDFAVITVGCKKVLEGTVIGDSIAVNGTCLTVTSLTGDTFRADISYETLKKSSFASASGGSKVNLERALTLTTRLGGHIVSGHVDAVGTIEKLEKKSSAYILTVRYPQDIDRYIAEKGSICVDGISLTTARVGGLTFDVAVIPHTYENTSLADKRQGSQVNLEVDAIARYLEKLLKKEKDAANFLNDLNDLMG is encoded by the coding sequence ATGTTTACAGGGATAATTGAGGAGACCGGAAAGATTGTTTCAGTTGAGCGCAGAGGGGACTTTGCGGTCATAACTGTCGGCTGTAAAAAAGTGCTGGAAGGAACCGTTATCGGTGACTCCATCGCAGTGAACGGCACCTGTCTCACCGTAACATCCCTCACAGGCGATACCTTCAGGGCGGATATCTCCTATGAAACCCTGAAAAAAAGCTCTTTCGCATCAGCCTCCGGCGGCTCAAAGGTGAATCTGGAAAGGGCTTTGACCCTGACAACCCGTCTGGGCGGCCATATAGTCAGCGGCCATGTTGACGCCGTCGGCACAATAGAAAAACTGGAAAAAAAGAGCAGCGCATATATCCTTACTGTGCGCTATCCTCAGGATATAGACAGATACATAGCCGAAAAAGGCTCAATCTGCGTTGACGGCATAAGCCTCACCACAGCACGGGTGGGCGGTTTGACTTTTGATGTGGCGGTTATCCCCCATACCTACGAAAACACCTCGCTTGCAGACAAAAGGCAGGGTTCGCAGGTGAACCTTGAGGTGGACGCTATCGCAAGGTATCTGGAAAAACTGCTGAAAAAGGAAAAGGATGCCGCAAATTTTTTAAACGATCTCAATGACCTTATGGGTTAA
- a CDS encoding HPr family phosphocarrier protein — protein sequence MKKELEIVNELGMHARAAGAFVKTAEKFSSEVKVARDGMEVNGKSIMGLMMLAAFKGSVITVSCAGADEDAAFCALEELICNKFGEGR from the coding sequence ATCAAGAAAGAACTTGAAATCGTGAACGAACTTGGCATGCATGCCAGGGCAGCAGGGGCATTCGTTAAGACTGCGGAGAAGTTCTCCAGCGAAGTTAAGGTTGCCAGAGACGGAATGGAAGTGAACGGAAAGAGCATTATGGGTTTGATGATGCTTGCGGCGTTCAAAGGCTCAGTTATTACGGTAAGCTGCGCGGGAGCTGACGAAGACGCCGCATTCTGCGCACTTGAGGAGCTTATCTGCAATAAGTTCGGAGAGGGCCGTTGA
- a CDS encoding PTS sugar transporter subunit IIA, whose amino-acid sequence MIGIILVTHGLFCEELVKTAEMIVGKQECIETISMLDGSSLAGIADDIEKAIEKYESSGAIVFTDMFGGSPSNISMAYLGDKNVEVVSGVNLPMLIKAFSARKEHKSLTAICEDCAESGKNSIIVAGQLLKGKS is encoded by the coding sequence ATGATCGGAATAATCTTGGTTACACACGGACTCTTTTGTGAAGAACTGGTGAAAACAGCGGAAATGATCGTCGGCAAGCAGGAATGCATCGAGACGATATCCATGCTGGACGGTTCCTCACTTGCAGGCATTGCGGACGATATCGAAAAGGCTATAGAAAAGTATGAATCCAGCGGAGCCATAGTGTTCACCGATATGTTCGGCGGAAGCCCTTCAAACATATCAATGGCATATCTGGGCGACAAAAATGTCGAGGTGGTCTCGGGAGTTAATCTGCCCATGCTTATCAAGGCGTTTTCCGCCAGAAAAGAGCATAAATCACTCACGGCTATCTGTGAGGATTGCGCAGAATCAGGAAAGAACAGCATTATAGTTGCCGGACAGCTTCTGAAAGGAAAGTCATGA
- the ribD gene encoding bifunctional diaminohydroxyphosphoribosylaminopyrimidine deaminase/5-amino-6-(5-phosphoribosylamino)uracil reductase RibD, with translation MEKGLLNPLEVMQECVQLALMGKGYTRTNPCVGAVVAKENRIISRGWHERYGEAHAEVNSIDNSPESVVGADLYVTLEPCSHYGKTPPCAEKIVASGIKRVFIGVVDPNPVNAGKGIEILKKNGVEVFIGYMEELCASIIEDFSKYIYTGLPYYTLKAAQSLDGKIAAHNGDSKWITSKSSRAYAHYLRAVSDAVLVGVGTVEADDPELTVRLIKSDRDPYKIVIDPKGRMSLDRKLVKNSADKLIYVTSGLNKNIDKYEKCGIDVIQAPLNGDSLDLHWLSKRLIERQILNVLIEGGGRTSGAFFDAGLIDKADIFIAPIIVGGDRTSVGGKGVESIADAHKLTEVQTRMFESDLLYSGKVSDYAKPVLELTEKMRGCGSCGCGRG, from the coding sequence TTGGAGAAAGGACTTCTTAATCCCCTTGAAGTGATGCAGGAGTGTGTCCAGCTTGCTCTCATGGGCAAGGGATATACAAGGACAAATCCCTGTGTGGGTGCGGTTGTGGCGAAGGAGAACAGGATAATCTCCCGTGGATGGCACGAGAGATACGGCGAGGCGCACGCAGAGGTGAACTCAATTGACAACAGCCCCGAAAGCGTTGTCGGTGCAGACCTTTATGTCACCCTTGAGCCTTGCTCCCACTACGGGAAAACGCCCCCCTGTGCCGAAAAGATTGTTGCGTCAGGCATCAAAAGGGTTTTCATAGGCGTTGTGGATCCTAATCCGGTGAACGCCGGAAAGGGAATTGAAATATTGAAAAAGAACGGTGTCGAGGTATTCATCGGCTATATGGAGGAGCTTTGCGCCTCCATAATCGAGGATTTCTCGAAATATATTTATACCGGACTGCCTTACTATACCCTGAAAGCGGCTCAGTCGCTGGACGGGAAGATAGCGGCTCATAACGGTGATTCGAAGTGGATAACGTCTAAATCATCAAGGGCATATGCACACTATCTCCGTGCGGTTTCCGATGCGGTTCTGGTTGGCGTGGGCACTGTTGAGGCGGATGATCCGGAGCTTACTGTCCGGCTTATAAAGTCCGACCGTGACCCTTACAAGATCGTTATTGACCCCAAAGGCCGCATGAGCCTTGACCGCAAACTGGTGAAGAACTCTGCGGACAAACTGATATATGTTACGTCCGGCCTTAATAAAAATATTGATAAATATGAAAAATGTGGCATAGATGTAATACAGGCTCCGTTAAACGGAGATTCGCTCGACCTGCACTGGCTTTCCAAGAGACTGATAGAAAGACAGATCCTCAATGTTCTCATTGAGGGCGGCGGCAGGACATCGGGTGCATTTTTCGATGCTGGACTGATTGATAAGGCGGATATTTTCATTGCGCCCATCATAGTCGGCGGAGACAGAACCTCCGTTGGCGGAAAGGGTGTTGAATCTATCGCCGATGCGCATAAATTAACAGAAGTACAGACCAGAATGTTCGAGAGCGATCTGCTTTACAGCGGAAAGGTTTCCGACTACGCGAAACCTGTGCTTGAGCTTACTGAAAAAATGAGAGGCTGCGGCTCGTGCGGCTGCGGCAGAGGCTAA
- a CDS encoding PTS system mannose/fructose/sorbose family transporter subunit IID: MRSIIIGFLSFFYQANLNHENMQGTGFAYLIRRAARLKGIELEVKKVNEQTSYFHTHPYLVNFIVGMWVREFEQNGEEDFHKKIYSSAFGALGDSFFWHSLRPLCFATAAIAGLFDPFAGILTYLLLYNIFHLSFRFAGFNIGYKLGRDVIMFFNRIRFNNWSTYFDIASSLIFGILLSYMAKTCADFNSVLLGTLTVYVMLGMALAKKLDIVLGLTIIIITTGLFLFMTGV; the protein is encoded by the coding sequence ATGAGAAGCATAATAATAGGTTTTCTGAGTTTTTTTTATCAGGCCAACCTTAACCATGAAAATATGCAGGGAACGGGTTTTGCATATCTTATCCGCCGTGCGGCGAGGCTTAAAGGCATCGAGCTTGAAGTTAAAAAGGTTAACGAACAGACTTCGTATTTCCATACCCACCCTTATCTGGTGAATTTTATCGTGGGTATGTGGGTACGGGAGTTTGAACAGAACGGCGAAGAGGATTTTCATAAAAAAATATATTCTTCGGCCTTCGGTGCTCTCGGTGACAGCTTTTTCTGGCATTCCCTCCGCCCTCTTTGTTTCGCAACGGCGGCCATAGCAGGGCTTTTTGACCCGTTCGCAGGGATTTTGACGTATCTTCTGCTTTACAACATATTCCATCTCTCCTTCCGCTTTGCCGGATTCAACATCGGCTATAAGCTGGGCAGGGATGTGATCATGTTTTTCAACAGGATTCGCTTCAACAACTGGTCGACATATTTCGATATAGCGTCTTCGCTGATCTTCGGAATACTGCTTTCATACATGGCAAAGACCTGCGCAGACTTTAACTCGGTTCTGCTGGGAACGCTCACAGTGTATGTAATGCTGGGAATGGCATTGGCCAAAAAGCTGGATATTGTTCTGGGACTTACAATCATAATTATAACAACAGGCTTATTTCTTTTTATGACAGGAGTTTAG
- the rapZ gene encoding RNase adapter RapZ encodes MEGDKSLVVLTGLSGGGKSVAAATLEDLGFYTIDNLPLRLLDKFVELMLMYENELNKVALVIDSRSKDIAAAVEKIKILQEKYAAKVVYLHAADDVLIRRFKETRRKHPMGDNLTDAIHSEREKLCPIRDYADLVIDTSTLNVHELKRRVEDFFSVEMQSGLIITVQSFGFKYGLPQDSDLVFDVRFLKNPYFVDELREKTGLEQAVSDYVFSDHATKQFLFKLKGLLGFLIPHYIREGKKFLTVSIGCTGGRHRSVAISEFIAKYLENKAKIKVNIRHRDVNR; translated from the coding sequence ATGGAAGGTGATAAGTCACTTGTGGTGCTGACAGGTCTTTCCGGCGGAGGAAAGTCCGTTGCGGCCGCAACTCTGGAGGATCTCGGTTTTTATACCATAGACAACCTGCCGCTCAGGCTTCTGGACAAGTTTGTTGAGCTTATGCTGATGTATGAAAATGAGCTGAATAAAGTTGCCCTTGTTATCGACAGCAGAAGCAAGGACATTGCGGCGGCCGTTGAGAAGATAAAGATACTTCAGGAGAAGTATGCCGCAAAGGTTGTTTATCTTCATGCCGCAGACGATGTTCTAATAAGACGGTTCAAAGAGACGAGAAGGAAGCACCCTATGGGTGACAATCTGACGGACGCAATACATTCCGAAAGGGAAAAACTGTGTCCCATCAGAGACTACGCAGACCTTGTAATAGATACTTCAACGCTGAACGTCCACGAGCTTAAACGCCGTGTTGAGGACTTTTTCTCTGTTGAGATGCAGTCCGGACTGATAATCACCGTTCAGTCGTTCGGGTTCAAATATGGTCTGCCGCAGGATTCCGACCTCGTATTTGACGTTCGCTTCCTTAAGAATCCGTATTTTGTAGATGAGCTGAGAGAGAAAACAGGTCTTGAGCAGGCTGTGAGCGATTATGTTTTCAGCGACCACGCCACAAAGCAGTTTCTGTTCAAGCTGAAGGGGCTTCTGGGATTTCTTATCCCCCATTACATACGGGAGGGGAAGAAGTTTCTCACTGTTTCCATAGGCTGCACAGGGGGCAGGCACAGGTCTGTCGCCATTTCGGAATTTATTGCCAAATACCTTGAAAATAAAGCTAAGATCAAGGTAAATATCAGACATAGGGATGTAAACAGGTGA
- a CDS encoding DUF362 domain-containing protein translates to MPELFAARCENYHDGSLKELIDNYFCSEKDRLASASKILLKPNLLSATPPERAVTTHPDFVRAVISSIREFTSAEILLGDSPGANFGKYEKVLEVTGVGRAAEENGVKIVRVEAFEPVQKDGFLYSSLADEVDLIINLPKIKTHSLTGLTLAVKNMFGLVPGNTKVGFHRSYPSDKVLGAKIFQYFTILGHKTMNIMDGILAHEGDGPSRGTPVELGIAAACSDAVGLDIAVTRMLGFRDGFCLTSLEALNQGYDPSWLDVPKANVPVLKVPMSKRLFVPDFLKKFVAEQVYVKPVILNEPCIKCMLCKKSCPVDAITIVDSYPFINKNKCIECYCCHEVCESDAVGLNRSWLHKRMVKS, encoded by the coding sequence ATGCCTGAATTGTTTGCCGCAAGGTGCGAAAACTACCATGACGGTAGTCTGAAAGAGCTGATAGACAACTACTTTTGTTCCGAAAAGGACAGGCTTGCATCTGCGTCAAAAATCCTCCTTAAACCCAATCTGCTCTCCGCAACGCCCCCTGAGCGGGCTGTGACAACGCATCCGGACTTTGTTCGTGCGGTCATTTCGTCAATTCGGGAATTTACATCCGCTGAGATACTTCTGGGCGACAGCCCCGGAGCCAACTTCGGCAAGTATGAAAAAGTGCTTGAGGTCACAGGTGTCGGCAGAGCGGCGGAGGAGAACGGGGTAAAGATTGTCCGTGTGGAGGCTTTTGAGCCTGTTCAGAAGGACGGTTTCCTCTATTCCTCACTGGCGGACGAGGTTGACCTGATAATCAATCTTCCCAAAATAAAGACCCACTCGCTGACAGGGCTTACTCTGGCGGTGAAAAACATGTTCGGGCTTGTTCCGGGCAACACAAAGGTCGGCTTCCACAGATCCTATCCTTCGGATAAAGTGCTGGGAGCAAAGATCTTTCAGTACTTTACAATACTGGGGCACAAAACCATGAACATAATGGACGGAATCCTCGCCCATGAGGGGGACGGTCCATCCAGAGGAACACCCGTTGAGCTTGGCATAGCCGCCGCATGTTCCGATGCTGTGGGGCTTGATATCGCCGTCACACGCATGCTTGGCTTCAGAGACGGTTTCTGTCTGACCAGCCTTGAGGCACTGAATCAGGGCTACGACCCTTCATGGCTCGATGTTCCGAAGGCAAACGTGCCTGTTCTGAAAGTTCCTATGTCAAAAAGACTTTTCGTTCCCGATTTTCTTAAGAAATTCGTTGCGGAGCAGGTCTATGTAAAGCCTGTTATCCTGAACGAACCATGCATAAAATGCATGCTCTGTAAAAAGAGCTGTCCTGTGGACGCAATCACGATTGTGGATTCTTATCCTTTCATAAATAAAAACAAATGTATCGAATGCTACTGCTGTCATGAGGTTTGCGAGTCCGATGCCGTCGGACTGAACAGGTCATGGCTGCATAAGCGCATGGTGAAATCATGA
- a CDS encoding PTS system mannose/fructose/N-acetylgalactosamine-transporter subunit IIB, with amino-acid sequence MKKIIFRVDDRLIHGQVIEGWIKHFKINHVILVNDKVSRNPLQKMIYSSTLPPGTEISIMSLAEFLNSFKSERYKKDYVLVLLESVDDLYTIRSLISDETYVNIGCVACREHKIEVSNTVFLNPDEIRKICEIRQDYEVFIHKVSWEPSVEIKNFNDVLEGNL; translated from the coding sequence ATGAAAAAGATCATCTTTCGGGTTGACGACAGACTTATTCACGGACAGGTCATTGAGGGCTGGATAAAGCATTTCAAGATAAATCACGTTATCCTCGTCAATGACAAAGTGTCCCGAAATCCTTTGCAGAAAATGATATATTCCAGCACCCTTCCGCCCGGCACGGAGATATCCATAATGTCGCTCGCCGAATTTCTGAATTCCTTTAAATCCGAACGTTATAAGAAAGATTATGTGCTTGTTCTGCTTGAGAGTGTGGACGACCTTTACACCATCCGCTCTCTCATAAGCGACGAGACATATGTGAATATAGGCTGCGTGGCCTGCCGTGAGCACAAGATCGAAGTTTCGAACACTGTGTTCCTGAACCCTGACGAGATTAGGAAAATATGCGAAATACGGCAGGACTACGAAGTGTTTATCCATAAGGTTTCATGGGAGCCCAGCGTTGAGATAAAGAATTTTAACGATGTGCTGGAGGGCAATCTGTGA